A single genomic interval of Hevea brasiliensis isolate MT/VB/25A 57/8 chromosome 4, ASM3005281v1, whole genome shotgun sequence harbors:
- the LOC110657288 gene encoding beta-amyrin 28-monooxygenase: MELALYNSLLISAIFFIPLLLYFLRHKKLGSTENEAQTLSQLLQQTPPGSSGWPLIGETIEYLSTTKAGIPEKFINDRRKKYSSKLFKTSLLGQPMVLLCNAEGNKFVFSNENRLFTTWWPSSIDKFFDTHNASKSEEAMKMRKFVTPVLKPDTLRKYVHIIDAKTRQHLRAHWDGKQVIEVHPFAKDLTFVLACGLLLGIHDEEAIAQFQKPFGHFSAGLLSLPIDLPGTNFRRAIKAAKELRKEFEVMIKRWKSDRSPSQSQGILSQHLLELNEEGQEESQMATRILALISASYDNVSTAMTFVVKYLAEMPNVFDAVLREQSEIAREKEVDEPLNWDDIQKMRYSWNVASEVLRLHPPANGAFREVITNFSYAGFLIPKGWKLHWNAFATHKSPEYFPDPEKFDPSRFEGNGLVPYSYVPFGGGAHMCPGKEYARIAILVLMHNVVTKFKLEKLFPDEKIIGLPILRPAKGLPVRLYPRQQP; the protein is encoded by the exons ATGGAACTTGCTTTGTATAATTCTCTACTTATTTCAGCCATTTTCTTCATCCCTCTCCTGCTTTACTTTCTGCGTCACAAGAAGCTGGGGTCAACAGAAAATGAGGCACAAACACTATCACAGTTACTACAGCAGACGCCACCAGGCAGCAGCGGATGGCCCTTGATCGGTGAAACTATAGAATATCTATCCACCACCAAGGCAGGTATCCCTGAAAAATTTATAAACGATAGAAGGAAGAAATACTCCTCCAAGCTCTTTAAGACGTCTTTGCTTGGCCAACCTATGGTTCTTTTGTGCAATGCTGAGGGAAACAAATTTGTTTTCTCCAATGAGAATAGGCTTTTCACGACCTGGTGGCCTAGCTCCATCGATAAATTCTTTGACACTCACAACGCATCCAAGAGCGAGGAGGCCATGAAAATGCGCAAATTTGTGACCCCAGTTCTGAAGCCAGACACACTTCGCAAGTATGTGCATATTATAGATGCAAAGACAAGACAGCATCTACGGGCACATTGGGATGGCAAACAAGTTATTGAGGTACACCCTTTCGCCAAGGATCTGACATTTGTGTTAGCATGTGGACTGCTCTTAGGCATTCATGATGAGGAAGCAATTGCGCAATTTCAGAAGCCATTTGGCCACTTTTCAGCAGGGCTTCTTTCGTTGCCTATAGATCTTCCAGGGACGAATTTCAGGCGTGCTATCAAGGCTGCCAAGGAGCTCAGGAAGGAGTTTGAAGTTATGATCAAGCGTTGGAAGAGTGACAGGTCACCATCCCAATCACAGGGTATATTGTCCCAACATCTACTAGAGCTGAATGAGGAGGGACAAGAAGAATCCCAAATGGCAACCAGGATTTTAGCCTTGATAAGTGCTTCTTATGACAATGTAAGCACCGCAATGACTTTTGTCGTCAAGTATCTAGCAGAGATGCCCAACGTGTTCGATGCAGTCTTGAGAG AGCAAAGCGAGATTGCCAGAGAAAAAGAAGTGGATGAGCCCTTGAATTGGGATGACATACAAAAGATGAGGTATTCATGGAATGTGGCAAGTGAAGTGTTGCGACTCCATCCACCAGCTAATGGAGCTTTCAGAGAGGTCATCACCAATTTCTCATATGCTGGATTTCTCATTCCCAAAGGCTGGaag CTGCACTGGAATGCATTCGCCACGCATAAAAGTCCAGAATACTTCCCGGACCCAGAAAAGTTTGATCCATCAAGGTTTGAAGGAAATGGGCTTGTTCCTTACTCATATGTTCCGTTTGGAGGAGGAGCTCACATGTGCCCTGGAAAAGAATATGCCCGAATTGCAATACTTGTTTTGATGCACAATGTGGTCACAAAATTCAAGTTGGAAAAGTTGTTTCCTGACGAGAAGATTATAGGCCTTCCCATTTTAAGGCCAGCCAAAGGCCTTCCAGTTCGCCTTTATCCTCGTCAACAACCCTGA